The proteins below are encoded in one region of Hordeum vulgare subsp. vulgare chromosome 3H, MorexV3_pseudomolecules_assembly, whole genome shotgun sequence:
- the LOC123443127 gene encoding ABC transporter D family member 2, chloroplastic isoform X1: MHLLVLPTCCCFPTTWPAPQPPPSLPRPLSRGLGHSASPRFGMPFRRSLAPPAMRRRGRRRAAAAAAAAGEASSDSPGPPPGGEDKRAGTDLKTLARRFWKVAAPYWWSEDKVQARLQLAGVFALTLATTGISVGFNFLGRDFYNALADKDQEQFTKQLLYYLGGFAVGVPFFVLRDYARETLSLRWRSWMTSYYMKRYFKNRTFYKIQSQSLIDNPDQRINDDLSAFTGTALAFSLTLLNAVVDLVSFSNILYGIYPPLFVVLIVYSLGGTAISVFLGKSLVNLNFMQEKKEADFRYGLVRVRENAESIAFYGGEENELQLLLDRFRRAYQNLTELLIASRNLEFFTNGYRYLIQILPAAVVAPMFFAGKIEFGVINQSVSAFNHILSDFSLIVFQFQSISAFSAVIDRLGEFDDLLGENESSLLPGRDSIDGINISFKSVSPSVLSSNGSQMQSEPGIVLEICDLTLLTPRGGNILITDFNMELKDKDHLLVMGPSGCGKTSLLRALAGLWTSGTGNIIYHAKDSRQLQTANLGSNEPSIIKPEGEELLQSSKQRRDNGIFFVPQRPYMVLGTLRQQLLYPTWTANIHQSPTNDAQSKAPLSFLSEASMSDGVGAKPEMPSTDELIRVLEVVRLGYILPRFNGMDSVHDWASVLSLGEQQRLAFARLLLAKPTLVLLDESTSALDDTNEVHLYSQIEAAGITYISVGHRKTLHRFHNKVLYISKSNSATGSLRNWELKPTDQKSIEESSPFAS, from the exons ATGCACTTACTCGTCCTGCCCACATGCTGCTGCTTCCCCACCACTTGGCCTGCTCCGCAACCACCACCATCGCTTCCGCGGCCGCTGTCTCGCGGCCTCGGCCACTCCGCGTCGCCGCGCTTCGGCATGCCCTTCCGCCGGTCCTTGGCGCCCCCCGCCATGCGCCGCCGCGGGCGACGGAGGgcggcggccgccgccgccgccgcaggagAGGCCTCCAGCGACTCCCCTGGTCCTCCTCCAGGAGGCGAGGACAAG AGAGCTGGCACAGACCTCAAAACTCTAGCTAGAAGATTTTGGAAAGTTGCCGCGCCTTACTGGTGGTCAGAGGATAAGGTCCAAGCAAGGCTGCAGCTTGCTGGTGTATTTGCTCTCACGCTGGCGACTACAGGGATCAGTGTTGGATTCAACTTTCTGGGCCGTGATTTCTACAACGCCCTTGCTG ACaaggatcaggaacaatttaccaAGCAACTGCTGTACTACTTGGGAGGTTTCGCTGTAGGAGTTCCG TTCTTTGTCTTGAGGGACTATGCAAGAGAAACCCTCTCTTTAAGATGGCGATCATGGATGACAAGTTATTACATGAAGCGCTACTTTAAGAACAGAACATTCTACAAGATTCAGTCTCAATCACTAATAGATAATCCAGACCAGCGGATCAATGATGATCTAAGTGCATTTACTGGAACTGCGCTTGCGTTTTCCCTGACACTTCTCAACGCTGTCGTGGATTTGGTATCATTCAGTAATATCCTTTATGGAATCTATCCACCATTATTCGTTGTTCTTATCGTTTATTCTCTTGGAGGGACCGCTATTAGTGTCTTCCTTGGTAAG AGTTTGGTCAACTTGAACTtcatgcaagaaaagaaagaagctGATTTCCGTTACGGGCTTGTCCGTGTTAGAGAAAATGCTGAATCAATTGCCTTTTATGGTGGTGAGGAAAATGAATTGCAACTTCTGTTGGATCGGTTCAGGAGGGCTTACCAAAACCTAACT GAATTACTGATAGCATCCCGGAATCTGGAGTTCTTCACCAATGGTTACCGATATTTAATTCAAATCCTGCCAGCTGCAGTTGTTGCTCCAATGTTCTTTGCAGGAAAAATCGAGTTTGGAGTAATAAACCAATCAGTGTCTGCTTTCAATCACATCCTCAGTGATTTTTCTCTCATTGTTTTTCAGTTTCAGTCAATTAGTGCATTCTCAGCTGTCATTGATCGTTTag GTGAATTTGATGATCTATTGGGTGAAAATGAGTCTTCTCTATTACCCGGACGTGATAGCATTGATGGGATCAACATTTCTTTCAAGAGCGTCAGTCCTTCTGTTCTTAGTTCTAATGGATCACAAATGCAATCTGAGCCAGGCATAGTTCTTGAGATTTGTGATTTGACATTGTTAACACCAAGGGGCGGAAACATTCTTATTACTGACTTCAATATGGAATTAAAAGACAAGGACCATCTACTG GTGATGGGACCCAGCGGCTGTGGGAAGACCTCGTTGCTGCGTGCTTTGGCTGGCCTTTGGACTAGTGGCACTGGGAATATCATATACCATGCCAAAGATTCTAGGCAGCTTCAGACAGCAAATTTAGGTTCTAATGAGCCATCCATCATAAAGCCAGAGGGTGAAGAACTATTACAAAGTTCCAAGCAGAGAAGAGATAATGGCATATTTTTTGTCCCACAAAGACCATATATGGTTTTGGGCACTCTTCGGCAGCAATTGCTCTATCCTACATGGACTGCAAATATACATCAGTCACCAACTAATGATGCTCAAAGCAAAG CTCCTCTTTCCTTTCTATCTGAAGCCTCCATGTCAGATGGAGTTGGTGCCAAGCCTGAGATGCCCTCAACTGATGAACTGATCAGAGTACTTGAGGTTGTTAGGCTGGGCTACATACTGCCACGTTTCAATGGCATGGATTCTGTCCATGATTGGGCCAGTGTTCTTTCGCTAGGGGAGCAACAGCGTCTTGCATTTGCTCGTTTGTTACTCGCAAAACCAACTCTGGTCCTACTGGACGAGTCCACAAGTGCACTAGATGATACAAATGAG GTTCATCTATACAGTCAGATTGAAGCTGCAGGGATTACATATATAAGTGTCGGTCACCGGAAAACACTTCACAGGTTCCACAACAAGGTTTTGTACATTTCAAAGTCCAACTCGGCAACTGGCAGCCTTCGTAATTGGGAGTTGAAGCCCACAGACCAGAAATCAATTGAAGAATCATCCCCATTCGCTTCATAA
- the LOC123443127 gene encoding ABC transporter D family member 2, chloroplastic isoform X2 codes for MHLLVLPTCCCFPTTWPAPQPPPSLPRPLSRGLGHSASPRFGMPFRRSLAPPAMRRRGRRRAAAAAAAAGEASSDSPGPPPGGEDKRAGTDLKTLARRFWKVAAPYWWSEDKVQARLQLAGVFALTLATTGISVGFNFLGRDFYNALADKDQEQFTKQLLYYLGGFAVGVPFFVLRDYARETLSLRWRSWMTSYYMKRYFKNRTFYKIQSQSLIDNPDQRINDDLSAFTGTALAFSLTLLNAVVDLVSFSNILYGIYPPLFVVLIVYSLGGTAISVFLGKSLVNLNFMQEKKEADFRYGLVRVRENAESIAFYGGEENELQLLLDRFRRAYQNLTELLIASRNLEFFTNGYRYLIQILPAAVVAPMFFAGKIEFGVINQSVSAFNHILSDFSLIVFQFQSISAFSAVIDRLGEFDDLLGENESSLLPGRDSIDGINISFKSVSPSVLSSNGSQMQSEPGIVLEICDLTLLTPRGGNILITDFNMELKDKDHLLVMGPSGCGKTSLLRALAGLWTSGTGNIIYHAKDSRQLQTANLGSNEPSIIKPEGEELLQSSKQRRDNGIFFVPQRPYMVLGTLRQQLLYPTWTANIHQSPTNDAQSKVTQEYYSCLNFVVRCGTNL; via the exons ATGCACTTACTCGTCCTGCCCACATGCTGCTGCTTCCCCACCACTTGGCCTGCTCCGCAACCACCACCATCGCTTCCGCGGCCGCTGTCTCGCGGCCTCGGCCACTCCGCGTCGCCGCGCTTCGGCATGCCCTTCCGCCGGTCCTTGGCGCCCCCCGCCATGCGCCGCCGCGGGCGACGGAGGgcggcggccgccgccgccgccgcaggagAGGCCTCCAGCGACTCCCCTGGTCCTCCTCCAGGAGGCGAGGACAAG AGAGCTGGCACAGACCTCAAAACTCTAGCTAGAAGATTTTGGAAAGTTGCCGCGCCTTACTGGTGGTCAGAGGATAAGGTCCAAGCAAGGCTGCAGCTTGCTGGTGTATTTGCTCTCACGCTGGCGACTACAGGGATCAGTGTTGGATTCAACTTTCTGGGCCGTGATTTCTACAACGCCCTTGCTG ACaaggatcaggaacaatttaccaAGCAACTGCTGTACTACTTGGGAGGTTTCGCTGTAGGAGTTCCG TTCTTTGTCTTGAGGGACTATGCAAGAGAAACCCTCTCTTTAAGATGGCGATCATGGATGACAAGTTATTACATGAAGCGCTACTTTAAGAACAGAACATTCTACAAGATTCAGTCTCAATCACTAATAGATAATCCAGACCAGCGGATCAATGATGATCTAAGTGCATTTACTGGAACTGCGCTTGCGTTTTCCCTGACACTTCTCAACGCTGTCGTGGATTTGGTATCATTCAGTAATATCCTTTATGGAATCTATCCACCATTATTCGTTGTTCTTATCGTTTATTCTCTTGGAGGGACCGCTATTAGTGTCTTCCTTGGTAAG AGTTTGGTCAACTTGAACTtcatgcaagaaaagaaagaagctGATTTCCGTTACGGGCTTGTCCGTGTTAGAGAAAATGCTGAATCAATTGCCTTTTATGGTGGTGAGGAAAATGAATTGCAACTTCTGTTGGATCGGTTCAGGAGGGCTTACCAAAACCTAACT GAATTACTGATAGCATCCCGGAATCTGGAGTTCTTCACCAATGGTTACCGATATTTAATTCAAATCCTGCCAGCTGCAGTTGTTGCTCCAATGTTCTTTGCAGGAAAAATCGAGTTTGGAGTAATAAACCAATCAGTGTCTGCTTTCAATCACATCCTCAGTGATTTTTCTCTCATTGTTTTTCAGTTTCAGTCAATTAGTGCATTCTCAGCTGTCATTGATCGTTTag GTGAATTTGATGATCTATTGGGTGAAAATGAGTCTTCTCTATTACCCGGACGTGATAGCATTGATGGGATCAACATTTCTTTCAAGAGCGTCAGTCCTTCTGTTCTTAGTTCTAATGGATCACAAATGCAATCTGAGCCAGGCATAGTTCTTGAGATTTGTGATTTGACATTGTTAACACCAAGGGGCGGAAACATTCTTATTACTGACTTCAATATGGAATTAAAAGACAAGGACCATCTACTG GTGATGGGACCCAGCGGCTGTGGGAAGACCTCGTTGCTGCGTGCTTTGGCTGGCCTTTGGACTAGTGGCACTGGGAATATCATATACCATGCCAAAGATTCTAGGCAGCTTCAGACAGCAAATTTAGGTTCTAATGAGCCATCCATCATAAAGCCAGAGGGTGAAGAACTATTACAAAGTTCCAAGCAGAGAAGAGATAATGGCATATTTTTTGTCCCACAAAGACCATATATGGTTTTGGGCACTCTTCGGCAGCAATTGCTCTATCCTACATGGACTGCAAATATACATCAGTCACCAACTAATGATGCTCAAAGCAAAG TGACGCAGGAGTACTACAGCTGTTTGAATTTTGTTGTCAGATGCGGGACGAACCTATGA
- the LOC123443129 gene encoding protein HEADING DATE 3A-like: MVGSSMQRGDPLVVGRVIGDVVDPFVRRVALRVGYASRDVANGCELRPSAIADQPRVEVGGPDMRTFYTLVMVDPDAPSPSDPSLREYLHWLVTDIPATTGVSFGTEVVCYEGPRPVLGIHRLVFLLFQQLGRQTVYAPGWRQNFSTRDFAELYNLGLPVAAVYFNCQRETGTGGRRM; encoded by the exons ATGGTGGGGAGCAGCATGCAGCGCGGGGACCCGCTGGTGGTGGGGCGGGTGATCGGCGACGTGGTGGACCCGTTCGTGCGGCGGGTGGCGCTGCGGGTCGGCTACGCGTCCAGGGACGTGGCCAACGGCTGCGAGCTCCGGCCGTCCGCCATCGCCGACCAGCCGCGCGTCGAGGTCGGCGGCCCGGACATGCGCACCTTCTACACCCTG GTGATGGTGGATCCGGATGCTCCAAGCCCCAGCGACCCCAGCCTTAGGGAGTACTTGCACTG GCTGGTCACCGACATCCCGGCCACGACAGGAGTGTCTTTTG GTACCGAGGTTGTGTGCTACGAGGGCCCGCGGCCGGTGCTCGGGATCCACCGACTGGTGTTCCTGCTCTTCCAGCAACTCGGCCGACAGACGGTGTACGCCCCGGGGTGGCGGCAGAACTTCAGCACCCGCGACTTTGCCGAGCTCTACAACCTCGGCCTGCCCGTCGCCGCCGTCTACTTCAACTGCCAGAGGGAGACCGGAACCGGCGGGAGAAGGATGTGA